One Streptomyces sp. B21-105 genomic region harbors:
- a CDS encoding slipin family protein: MLEELLGAAAAVAAGGLVYLGAAARVVKQYERGVVLRLGRLHGDVRQPGFTVVVPAVDRLRKVNMQIVTMPIPAQEGITRDNVTVRVDAVVYFRVVDAPAAIINVEDYRFAVSQMAQTSLRSIIGKSELDDLLSNREKLNEGLELMIDSPAIGWGVQIDRVEIKDVSLPDTMKRSMARQAEADRERRARIINADAELQASKKLAEAAAEMSEQPAALQLRLLQTVVAVAAEKNSTLVLPFPVELLRFLEKAQQPPPQQPEQQPLPQHSEQQPLPHHPERQSFTQQHQQQAFTQPSQRQQPLPQQIQQPPPAPPPPPPPEAADE; this comes from the coding sequence ATGCTCGAGGAGCTGCTGGGCGCGGCCGCGGCGGTCGCCGCGGGAGGCCTCGTGTATCTCGGGGCCGCCGCACGGGTCGTCAAGCAGTACGAGCGCGGGGTGGTCCTGCGGCTCGGCCGGCTGCACGGCGACGTCCGCCAGCCCGGGTTCACCGTCGTCGTCCCCGCGGTGGACCGGCTGCGCAAGGTCAACATGCAGATCGTGACGATGCCCATTCCGGCCCAGGAAGGCATCACTCGCGACAACGTGACCGTGCGGGTCGACGCGGTCGTGTACTTCCGCGTGGTGGACGCGCCGGCCGCGATCATCAACGTCGAGGACTACCGCTTCGCCGTCTCCCAGATGGCACAGACCTCGCTGCGCTCGATCATCGGCAAGAGCGAACTGGACGACCTGCTGTCCAACCGGGAGAAACTCAACGAGGGCCTGGAACTGATGATCGACAGCCCGGCCATCGGCTGGGGCGTGCAGATCGACCGGGTCGAGATCAAGGACGTCTCCCTGCCGGACACCATGAAGCGTTCGATGGCCCGTCAGGCCGAGGCCGACCGCGAACGCCGGGCGCGGATCATCAACGCCGACGCGGAGCTCCAGGCGTCGAAGAAACTCGCCGAGGCGGCCGCGGAGATGTCCGAACAGCCCGCCGCACTCCAACTGAGGCTGCTGCAGACGGTGGTGGCGGTCGCCGCGGAGAAGAACTCCACGCTGGTGCTGCCGTTTCCGGTCGAGCTGCTGCGTTTCCTGGAGAAAGCGCAGCAACCGCCTCCACAACAGCCGGAGCAGCAACCGCTTCCGCAACACTCCGAGCAACAACCGCTCCCGCACCATCCTGAGCGGCAATCGTTTACGCAACAGCATCAGCAGCAAGCGTTTACGCAACCGTCGCAGCGGCAGCAACCGCTCCCGCAACAGATTCAGCAGCCGCCGCCTGCTCCACCGCCTCCACCGCCTCCTGAGGCTGCCGACGAGTGA